One segment of Solanum stenotomum isolate F172 chromosome 1, ASM1918654v1, whole genome shotgun sequence DNA contains the following:
- the LOC125841151 gene encoding LOW QUALITY PROTEIN: uncharacterized protein LOC125841151 (The sequence of the model RefSeq protein was modified relative to this genomic sequence to represent the inferred CDS: substituted 2 bases at 2 genomic stop codons) has translation MKHFSHSHALELSEVQETEEILCSSCEDILYGIAYKCTKRNCEFTLHKXCFELPKKIXHDSHPNHPLTLYLTLPQRDSMCFGCNACGEEPKSFVYECLKCNFSLHAKCATSWPETVTREDHQHSLAIQYKWPFSSDEYVNIFCEVCYGLCNDSNSLYYCGECKFGTHLKCATVKKEDGSNLENEEEEEEEEEEEEEEEEEEDYKNMSDEQKLLMLMIKGQGQQARLNFQAQMAYMNTQTMANMFRHRYY, from the coding sequence atgaagcattttAGCCACTCCCATGCCTTGGAACTCTCTGAAGTTCAAGAAACAGAGGAGATACTCTGCTCAAGTTGTGAGGATATACTTTATGGCATTGCTTACAAATGCACAAAACGAAATTGTGAATTTACACTCCACAAATAGTGCTTcgagttaccaaaaaaaatataacacgaTTCCCATCCTAATCACCCTCTCACTTTGTACCTTACTTTACCCCAACGAGACTCCATGTGTTTTGGTTGCAATGCTTGTGGTGAAGAACCAAAATCCTTTGTCTACGAATGCCTCAAATGCAACTTTAGTCTCCATGCTAAATGTGCTACATCTTGGCCTGAAACTGTGACTCGTGAGGATCATCAACACTCTCTTGCAATCCAATATAAATGGCCTTTTTCAAGTGACGAATATGTGAATATCTTTTGTGAGGTTTGTTATGGACTTTGCAATGATAGCAACTCGCTTTATTATTGTGGCGAGTGTAAATTTGGCACGCACCTGAAATGCGCTACAGTTAAAAAGGAAGATGGTTCAAACCTTGagaacgaagaagaagaagaagaagaagaagaagaagaagaagaagaagaagaagaagaggattaCAAGAATATGAGTGATGAGCAGAAATTGTTGATGCTGATGATCAAAGGTCAAGGTCAACAAGCAAGGCTTAATTTTCAAGCTCAAATGGCATATATGAACACCCAAACTATGGCCAATATGTTCCGTCATCGTTATTATTAA